The following proteins are encoded in a genomic region of Vibrio spartinae:
- a CDS encoding porin family protein, with amino-acid sequence MKKIISLLGAAGVLLASTSEAATWVGIETGIGSSDYESASDSIDASWTGAIQAGVDLNQNWSVLVGAHMGGGSSIPRKEIGVITESEEELDYRALSLSLNRNFYLTERQFLYASVGMNYNQTEVELHGVKTIDDDGIGYNLRAGWLFRLNQRFSVNVGLQRLGMSDVDVNSANVGLMYRF; translated from the coding sequence ATGAAAAAAATCATAAGTCTGTTAGGTGCTGCTGGTGTATTACTCGCATCAACGAGTGAGGCGGCAACATGGGTTGGAATTGAAACAGGGATCGGTTCGTCTGATTATGAATCTGCATCGGACAGTATTGATGCTTCATGGACAGGGGCGATTCAGGCCGGTGTGGATTTGAATCAGAATTGGAGTGTATTGGTCGGTGCACATATGGGTGGGGGAAGTAGCATACCACGCAAAGAAATCGGTGTGATCACCGAGTCAGAAGAGGAGCTTGATTACCGCGCGCTATCGCTGAGTCTCAACCGGAACTTTTACCTCACGGAACGCCAGTTTCTTTATGCGTCTGTGGGGATGAATTATAACCAGACAGAGGTTGAGCTGCATGGCGTCAAAACCATTGATGACGATGGAATTGGCTACAATTTACGAGCGGGATGGTTATTTCGTTTAAATCAACGCTTTTCGGTCAACGTCGGTCTGCAACGGTTAGGGATGAGTGATGTGGATGTTAACTCCGCCAATGTTGGGTTGATGTATCGTTTTTAG